One Vicia villosa cultivar HV-30 ecotype Madison, WI unplaced genomic scaffold, Vvil1.0 ctg.001861F_1_1, whole genome shotgun sequence DNA segment encodes these proteins:
- the LOC131636917 gene encoding uncharacterized protein LOC131636917, with product MDVAMLFPEALSPAPEVSPNLATIKTPLVPKTFASIVSNNVCDIPFSQLPQACVKGDRLAITIPEEEYKLGVEACKHHLHGRVVWSKGATPLTVVNLKSKLMTMWPSIEKWGITSLGKGFFEFAFSSLEDVQRVRSVSTWSLPQGILKLFPWTKDFTPATLKQTSAQVWIRIHGLSQEYWRPRILFAIASSVGTPICIDSASNKSAFERPFGHFVRVLVDLDMTKELSYKILVERIGFAFFVDIEYEKLPDFCTFCCCIGHSFNNCKRKEVKKDLSKENEKRNGKDASIPVITKNTESDKVVVSNGTNPECSNPLPDVVPPRSQLAENQENGNTEEGIIVVSSKSGTSNEEDNKSESEYVDATQVVEFVPETQIDPAHKAQVTNFLRDSWDNMAENEKDDDNGVDLFPDKDFQLVLNKKRRNKKALSLTNTRLKPSTNNLSL from the coding sequence ATGGATGTCGCTATGCTATTCCCAGAGGCCCTGTCCCCAGCGCCTGAAGTCTCTCCAAATCTGGCTACTATCAAAACGCCCCTTGTTCCAAAAACTTTCGCGAGCATCGTCTCTAACAATGTTTGCGATATCCCCTTCAGTCAGCTTCCACAAGCTTGTGTCAAAGGTGATCGTCTTGCAATCACAATTCCGGAGGAAGAATATAAGTTGGGTGTTGAGGCCTGTAAACATCATCTCCATGGGAGGGTAGTTTGGTCCAAAGGAGCAACGCCTCTAACAGTGGTCAATCTAAAATCGAAGCTTATGACCATGTGGCCTTCAATCGAAAAATGGGGTATAACTTCTTTAGGGAAAGGTTTCTTTGAGTTTGCCTTTTCCTCTCTTGAAGATGTGCAACGTGTTAGATCGGTTAGTACTTGGAGCTTACCTCAGGGCATTCTCAAACTATTCCCTTGGACAAAGGACTTCACACCGGCAACCCTAAAGCAAACGTCTGCCCAGGTATGGATTAGAATACATGGGCTTTCTCAGGAGTACTGGCGGCCTAGGATTCTTTTTGCTATTGCTAGTAGCGTAGGGACGCCCATTTGTATTGACTCAGCATCCAACAAATCGGCATTTGAGAGACCTTTTGGACACTTTGTTCGTGTGCTTGTGGATCTGGATATGACGAAAGAGCTTAGTTACAAAATTCTTGTGGAGAGAATCGGCTTTGCTTTCTTCGTGGATATAGAGTACGAAAAACTTCCTGACTTCTGCACTTTCTGCTGTTGTATTGGCCACTCCTTCAACAATTGCAAGAGGAAAGAGGTGAAAAAGGACTTAAGCAAGGAAAAtgagaaaagaaatgggaaagatGCTTCAATACCAGTAATCACAAAGAACACTGAATCTGACAAGGTTGTGGTTTCCAATGGTACCAACCCTGAATGCTCTAACCCTCTGCCTGATGTCGTGCCCCCAAGGTCCCAATTGGCGGAGAATCaggaaaatggaaatacagaggaAGGAATAATTGTGGTAAGTTCTAAAAGCGGTACATCCAATGAAGAAGACAACAAATCTGAAAGTGAATATGTAGATGCCACTCAAGTGGTTGAATTTGTTCCAGAAACACAAATTGATCCGGCGCATAAAGCACAAGTAACCAACTTCCTGAGGGATTCTTGGGACAACATGGCTGAAAATGAAAAGGATGATGATAATGGAGTTGACCTATTCCCTGATAAAGATTTCCAATTAGTGCTCAACAAAAAAAGAAGGAATAAGAAAGCCCTTTCTTTAACCAACACTAGGCTCAAACCTAGTACCAACAATCTGTCCTTATGA